One part of the Gemmatimonas sp. genome encodes these proteins:
- the acsF gene encoding magnesium-protoporphyrin IX monomethyl ester (oxidative) cyclase — translation MKPVNDTTKAAQQDAILNPRFYTTNFAEIDALTITPENRQMWDEILAEFRRDPNKDHFKRNAEFDQDFSDMDPALREQFIEFLTSSVTAEFSGCILYAEIKKRIKNPDVRELFGFMSRDEGRHAGFINHTLNDFNVAVDLSFLTKSKKYTYFQPKFIYYATYLSEKIGYARYVTIYRNFEKQPDKRFHPIFKWFENWCLDEFRHGEAFAVLMRSNPQFLEGVNKLWIRFFLLAVFCTMYVRDHSRKPFFDFMGIDVDEYDRSVIALTNLISRQVFPETIDTESEAFWGLMHKMWLNTDAMRKAEAEGSGLFTTLKVAALKVSNGLTFLRLFLHTPHRQPLPADVRMQPVW, via the coding sequence ATGAAGCCGGTGAACGACACGACGAAGGCGGCCCAACAGGACGCCATCCTCAATCCGCGCTTCTACACCACCAACTTCGCCGAAATCGACGCGCTCACGATCACGCCGGAGAACCGGCAAATGTGGGATGAGATTCTGGCGGAGTTCCGGCGCGATCCCAACAAGGATCACTTCAAGCGCAACGCCGAGTTCGATCAGGACTTCTCCGACATGGACCCGGCGCTGCGTGAGCAGTTCATCGAGTTCCTCACATCGTCGGTGACGGCCGAGTTCTCGGGGTGCATCCTGTACGCCGAGATCAAGAAGCGCATCAAGAACCCCGACGTGCGCGAACTGTTCGGCTTCATGAGCCGCGACGAAGGGCGCCACGCGGGCTTCATCAACCACACGCTGAACGATTTCAACGTGGCGGTCGATCTGAGTTTCCTCACGAAGTCCAAGAAGTACACGTACTTCCAGCCCAAGTTCATCTACTACGCCACGTACCTGTCGGAAAAGATCGGCTACGCGCGCTACGTCACCATTTATCGCAACTTCGAGAAGCAGCCGGACAAGCGGTTCCATCCGATCTTCAAGTGGTTCGAGAACTGGTGCCTCGACGAGTTCCGCCACGGGGAGGCGTTCGCGGTGCTCATGCGCTCGAATCCACAGTTCCTCGAAGGGGTGAACAAGCTGTGGATCCGCTTCTTCCTGCTGGCCGTCTTCTGCACCATGTATGTGCGCGACCACAGCCGGAAGCCGTTCTTCGACTTCATGGGTATCGACGTCGACGAGTACGATCGCAGCGTGATCGCCCTGACGAACCTCATCAGCCGGCAGGTGTTCCCCGAGACCATCGACACCGAGAGCGAGGCGTTCTGGGGGCTCATGCACAAGATGTGGCTCAACACCGACGCCATGCGGAAGGCCGAGGCGGAGGGCAGCGGGCTGTTCACCACACTCAAGGTGGCGGCTCTCAAGGTCTCCAACGGGCTGACGTTCCTGCGCCTGTTCCTGCACACGCCGCATCGTCAGCCGCTACCGGCTGACGTGCGCATGCAGCCGGTGTGGTGA